From the genome of Haloterrigena sp. KLK7, one region includes:
- a CDS encoding response regulator → MTTHRDTEPIEILLVEDNPGDVRLVEEAFREAGVETTFHTAHDGDTALEFLRDQRAGVDAAELSLVLLDLNLPRTSGFDVLEAIKTDPDVSAPPVLVLTSSEATEDIARSYELCANAYLTKPSDPDEFTELGRAVEAFWFDEATLPPASA, encoded by the coding sequence GTGACTACCCACCGTGATACCGAGCCGATAGAGATCCTGCTCGTCGAAGACAATCCCGGTGACGTTCGGCTAGTCGAGGAGGCGTTCCGGGAGGCCGGCGTCGAGACGACGTTTCACACGGCTCACGACGGTGACACGGCCCTCGAGTTCCTCCGCGACCAACGGGCGGGCGTCGATGCCGCCGAGCTGAGTCTGGTCCTCCTGGACCTGAATCTGCCCCGAACGAGCGGGTTCGACGTCCTCGAGGCGATCAAGACCGATCCGGACGTGAGCGCGCCGCCGGTGCTCGTCCTCACGAGCTCGGAGGCGACCGAGGACATCGCTCGGAGCTACGAGCTCTGTGCGAACGCGTATCTCACCAAGCCGAGCGACCCCGACGAGTTCACCGAACTCGGTCGGGCCGTCGAAGCGTTCTGGTTCGACGAGGCGACGCTGCCGCCCGCGTCCGCGTAA
- a CDS encoding DUF790 family protein, whose amino-acid sequence MLTKDLLRVSRAGGGYHLQFADREHRPLAARVIGTYQGHVGESRAELEAALTELEADAEDFKLVRGLSALLERDATFETDAEIDPERARRAAFEAAEAVGVVSEDERATALVRAGESLGVSADDVAGALYADLEERQVLTELASQWEPDELVAQYNLSLAQTALFDATEVRVRSSDPKALISAVKRLRLMYEIRRLEGEDSGDVTDHGIAEREVIVTGPTHLFRATRRYGTRFARLLRTVAKADEWRLEATIDDRGTERTLRLSQADPVRVPDADPVAEVSFDSGVEADFAARFSNLDLEWDLVREPAPLATGTRVMIPDFAFDYRPAGSARGDSSDSSEGGHGEFRVYFEIMGFWTPEYVEKKLAQLSDLEDVELIVAVDESLGVGEEIAARDFRAIPYSGNVRLKDVAGVLREYERQLVAESAAALPDELRPDEDVIALEDLAARRGVSEDALADVAFPDHERVGRTLARPAVLESLAADIEAGMALAEAEEVLEAAGFSDSSAVLSELGYRVEWEGLAGGTLVER is encoded by the coding sequence ATGCTGACCAAGGACCTGCTCCGCGTCTCGCGGGCCGGCGGCGGCTACCACCTCCAGTTCGCCGACCGGGAGCACCGTCCGCTCGCCGCCCGCGTCATCGGTACGTATCAGGGCCACGTCGGCGAATCCCGCGCGGAACTCGAGGCCGCCCTGACGGAACTGGAGGCCGACGCCGAGGACTTCAAGCTCGTCAGGGGGCTGTCGGCGCTGCTCGAGCGCGACGCGACGTTCGAGACCGACGCCGAGATCGATCCCGAACGCGCTCGTCGGGCCGCTTTCGAGGCCGCCGAGGCGGTCGGCGTCGTGAGCGAGGACGAGCGCGCGACGGCCCTCGTTCGCGCCGGCGAGTCGCTGGGCGTCTCGGCCGACGACGTCGCGGGGGCGCTGTACGCCGACCTCGAGGAGCGGCAGGTCCTCACCGAACTGGCGTCGCAGTGGGAGCCGGACGAGTTGGTGGCCCAGTACAACCTCTCGCTGGCACAGACCGCGCTCTTCGACGCCACCGAAGTTCGCGTCCGCTCGAGCGATCCGAAGGCGCTGATCTCGGCGGTCAAGCGGCTGCGATTGATGTACGAGATCCGGCGACTCGAGGGCGAAGACAGCGGTGATGTGACCGATCACGGCATCGCCGAGCGCGAGGTGATCGTCACCGGGCCGACCCACCTCTTCCGGGCGACCCGCCGGTACGGCACCCGGTTCGCCCGCCTCCTCCGGACGGTCGCGAAAGCCGACGAGTGGCGTCTCGAGGCGACGATCGACGACCGCGGGACGGAACGGACCCTCCGGCTCTCGCAGGCGGATCCCGTCCGCGTCCCCGACGCCGACCCGGTCGCCGAGGTGTCCTTCGACAGCGGCGTCGAGGCCGATTTCGCCGCGCGCTTCTCGAACCTGGACCTCGAGTGGGACCTCGTGCGCGAACCCGCGCCCCTCGCGACGGGAACGCGGGTGATGATCCCCGACTTCGCGTTCGACTATCGTCCCGCGGGCAGTGCCCGCGGGGACTCGTCGGACTCGTCCGAGGGAGGCCACGGCGAGTTCCGCGTCTACTTCGAGATCATGGGGTTCTGGACGCCCGAGTACGTCGAGAAGAAACTCGCGCAGCTGTCGGACCTCGAGGATGTCGAACTGATCGTCGCCGTCGACGAGTCGCTGGGCGTCGGCGAGGAGATCGCGGCCCGCGACTTCCGGGCGATCCCCTACTCCGGGAACGTGCGGCTGAAGGACGTCGCCGGCGTCCTCCGGGAGTACGAGCGTCAACTCGTCGCCGAGAGCGCCGCCGCGCTGCCGGACGAACTGCGCCCCGACGAGGACGTGATCGCCCTCGAGGACCTCGCCGCTCGACGGGGCGTCAGCGAGGACGCGCTGGCCGACGTCGCGTTTCCCGACCACGAGCGGGTGGGGCGGACGCTCGCTCGACCGGCCGTCCTCGAGTCGCTGGCGGCCGATATCGAGGCCGGAATGGCGCTGGCCGAGGCCGAGGAGGTCCTCGAAGCGGCCGGGTTCAGCGACTCGAGCGCGGTCCTCTCGGAACTCGGCTACCGCGTCGAGTGGGAGGGACTGGCCGGCGGGACGCTCGTCGAGCGGTAG
- a CDS encoding trypsin-like peptidase domain-containing protein: MDSEGDITRRRLLRTVPVAGSVGLAGCAEQTDDETGNGADTNGNESDEEPTRTESETETDDEPAETPDPPNVESQIIQRDKAAITNVRHVVEGTMTWPSAQWIDVVDPNLLGVWETTDEQLYFSYTREFVVNGADYQYSGGYATRNNSLYLEYESGTSQEYQYQIGSGRSSPILELYQDGERKAAYERTETEEDQRGPVEAAKSLLAVTERNATTKREDVQTGAVGSGFIVSPDGTVVTNAHVVGAHQNSTETAYERFAVKQSEAIREEFSSSGNLTDEQVEETSRILYEEIMSYYEEHGTLRDVSESVHVLNGKATTDDDLEVESWSAEVETAGTVYKEDDGEPSMGRDIAVLDIDGENLPTVTLGSANDLGTGENLYVIGYPDIGISEFFDSTNTTLEPTMTTGIVSARRELNTGINSIQTDAAINGGNSGGPMYNSDGEVVGVATFSPNDAQIQDIQFGLPIEIATGFLTELGIENTAGEMQSAYEAGLEAYWRGDCETATAKMETVLDLYPDHPQAQSYITDCESGEAPGQEP, translated from the coding sequence ATGGATTCTGAGGGCGATATTACTCGACGGCGGCTGCTCCGAACCGTTCCAGTGGCCGGCAGCGTCGGCCTCGCCGGCTGTGCCGAGCAGACCGACGACGAGACTGGCAACGGAGCAGATACCAACGGGAACGAAAGCGACGAAGAGCCGACGCGAACCGAATCCGAGACCGAAACCGACGACGAACCCGCGGAGACGCCGGACCCACCGAACGTCGAGAGTCAGATCATCCAGCGGGACAAGGCCGCGATAACGAACGTCCGCCACGTCGTCGAGGGGACGATGACGTGGCCGTCGGCTCAGTGGATCGACGTCGTCGATCCGAATCTACTCGGTGTCTGGGAAACGACGGATGAGCAACTCTACTTTTCGTACACCCGGGAGTTCGTCGTGAACGGGGCGGATTACCAGTACAGTGGCGGATACGCCACGCGGAACAACTCCCTCTACCTCGAATACGAGTCGGGAACCTCACAGGAGTACCAGTACCAAATCGGGAGCGGTCGATCGTCACCGATCCTCGAGTTGTATCAGGACGGGGAACGCAAGGCCGCGTACGAACGGACGGAGACGGAAGAGGACCAGCGAGGACCCGTCGAGGCAGCCAAAAGCCTGCTCGCCGTCACCGAGCGGAACGCGACCACGAAACGCGAAGACGTCCAGACCGGCGCAGTGGGATCGGGCTTTATCGTCTCGCCTGACGGTACCGTCGTCACGAACGCACACGTCGTCGGAGCCCATCAGAACTCGACGGAAACGGCGTACGAGCGGTTCGCGGTGAAGCAGAGCGAAGCGATTCGAGAGGAGTTCTCGTCGAGTGGAAACTTGACCGACGAGCAGGTGGAGGAGACGAGTCGGATACTGTACGAGGAGATCATGAGCTACTACGAGGAGCACGGGACCCTCCGAGACGTCTCCGAGTCGGTGCACGTCCTCAACGGGAAGGCGACGACCGACGACGACCTCGAGGTCGAGAGCTGGTCCGCCGAGGTCGAGACCGCGGGGACCGTCTACAAGGAGGACGACGGAGAGCCGTCGATGGGCCGCGATATCGCGGTACTGGACATCGACGGGGAGAACCTCCCCACGGTGACGCTCGGTAGCGCGAACGACCTCGGCACCGGCGAAAACCTATACGTCATCGGCTATCCGGATATCGGTATCAGCGAGTTCTTCGATTCCACGAACACTACGCTCGAGCCCACGATGACGACCGGTATCGTCAGTGCGCGGCGCGAACTCAATACCGGAATCAACTCGATCCAGACGGACGCGGCGATCAACGGTGGTAACAGCGGCGGCCCGATGTATAACAGCGACGGCGAGGTCGTCGGCGTCGCGACGTTCAGTCCCAACGATGCCCAGATCCAGGACATCCAGTTCGGCCTCCCGATCGAGATCGCGACGGGATTCCTGACCGAACTGGGCATCGAAAACACCGCGGGCGAGATGCAGTCCGCCTACGAAGCGGGCCTCGAGGCCTACTGGCGCGGCGACTGCGAGACGGCGACGGCGAAGATGGAGACCGTTCTCGATCTGTATCCGGACCATCCGCAGGCACAGTCGTACATCACGGACTGTGAGAGCGGCGAGGCGCCCGGACAGGAACCGTAA
- a CDS encoding diadenylate cyclase — translation MDDELRIAYETHDGVRELIDCLHHALESISLNFDRWGEQYAKGPGMYIAVVTGPSVADFADPMGRNTWPTDRCRDVCLDLESFYETAREVAMTRDGALVVSVDGVVQEQMVRFTDLLPAELETLDEQEDEYEGWMGSRHMSALDTSRRTNVISTLTLSEETGRVTIFEGGSFETTKRTELGGEWNPEAYS, via the coding sequence ATGGACGACGAGCTGCGAATCGCCTACGAGACCCACGACGGGGTCCGGGAGCTGATCGACTGTCTCCACCACGCGCTCGAGTCGATCAGCCTGAATTTCGATCGGTGGGGCGAGCAGTACGCGAAGGGACCGGGGATGTACATCGCGGTGGTCACGGGACCGTCGGTCGCGGACTTCGCGGATCCGATGGGGCGGAACACGTGGCCGACGGACCGCTGTCGCGACGTCTGTCTGGATCTCGAGAGCTTCTACGAGACGGCCCGCGAGGTCGCGATGACGCGGGACGGTGCGCTCGTCGTCAGCGTCGACGGCGTCGTGCAGGAACAGATGGTCCGCTTTACCGATCTGCTGCCCGCGGAACTCGAGACCCTCGACGAACAGGAGGACGAGTACGAGGGGTGGATGGGGTCCCGGCACATGAGCGCGCTGGACACCTCGCGACGGACGAACGTGATCTCGACGCTGACGCTGAGCGAGGAGACCGGTCGCGTGACGATCTTCGAGGGCGGGTCGTTCGAGACCACCAAACGGACGGAACTCGGTGGCGAGTGGAACCCGGAAGCGTACTCGTGA